Proteins encoded in a region of the Flavobacterium sp. MDT1-60 genome:
- a CDS encoding SGNH/GDSL hydrolase family protein encodes MNTKSYFFQSFAIVALAFIAFIGFKQVLPDKIFSDSKIDSKNVLIDSMLLESVANDSLSLESDSIAEAEQQEAQQEIVFENTEGIEFPSETFENYKGYQYLVSFYEKLYQLEKNPQSKVRIAYYGDSMTDGDLIVQDVRTNYQERFGGNGVGFVSITSESAASRGSVKSVYSKNWKTQSYLNVKRPISPFGVNGHVFFANDKVNATWVQYEVGTNKYSTTLDNPVLFYGKSTKRGNVNFIIGKDTLRKNLVPNNLVNSLKVVSGSIKAFKANFVHADSIPIYGFNFDNGSGVHVDNFSQRGNSGLPISMFDADVMRAFNNSLKYDLVVLHYGTNVLNYGTKNYHWYEKGMKKAVNKIKESFPGVSILIVSTADKATKYDLEMKTDSAVVPLMKAQKRYALESESGFVNLYTLMGGDGSMVKWVDETPARANKDYTHFNQRGAKAIGRLLYDQLNKGYEEYKILREKRDATSRQQRAARKTNTDSVSVKKDSLNE; translated from the coding sequence TCAAACAAGTTTTACCGGATAAAATCTTTTCGGATAGTAAAATAGATTCTAAAAATGTATTAATTGATAGTATGCTTTTAGAGTCGGTTGCGAATGACTCCTTGTCTTTGGAAAGTGATAGTATTGCTGAAGCTGAACAACAAGAAGCGCAGCAAGAAATTGTTTTTGAAAATACCGAAGGAATCGAATTTCCATCAGAAACGTTTGAAAACTATAAAGGATATCAATATTTGGTCTCGTTTTATGAAAAGCTATATCAATTAGAAAAAAATCCACAATCTAAAGTCCGTATCGCGTATTATGGCGATTCTATGACGGATGGCGATTTAATTGTTCAGGACGTAAGAACAAATTATCAGGAACGTTTTGGCGGAAATGGAGTTGGGTTTGTATCCATTACTTCAGAATCTGCTGCTTCGAGAGGTTCGGTAAAATCAGTTTATTCTAAAAACTGGAAAACGCAATCGTATTTAAATGTAAAGAGACCAATAAGCCCTTTTGGGGTAAACGGTCACGTATTTTTTGCAAATGATAAAGTCAATGCAACCTGGGTTCAATATGAAGTAGGAACCAATAAATATTCGACGACTTTAGATAATCCAGTATTGTTTTATGGAAAATCAACGAAAAGAGGAAATGTGAACTTTATCATAGGTAAAGATACACTTCGAAAAAATCTTGTTCCAAATAATTTAGTTAACAGCTTAAAAGTGGTTTCTGGAAGTATAAAAGCATTCAAAGCTAATTTTGTCCATGCCGATTCTATTCCTATTTACGGTTTCAATTTTGATAATGGAAGTGGTGTACATGTTGATAATTTTTCGCAGAGAGGAAACTCAGGATTGCCAATTTCGATGTTTGATGCCGATGTAATGAGGGCGTTCAATAACAGTCTAAAATATGATTTGGTTGTGTTGCATTACGGAACTAACGTCTTGAATTATGGTACCAAAAATTACCATTGGTACGAAAAAGGAATGAAAAAAGCCGTGAATAAAATAAAAGAGTCTTTTCCGGGAGTTTCTATTCTGATTGTTTCGACTGCTGATAAAGCAACCAAATATGATTTGGAAATGAAAACGGATTCGGCTGTTGTTCCTTTAATGAAAGCACAAAAAAGATATGCTTTAGAATCAGAATCCGGATTTGTGAATTTGTATACTTTAATGGGCGGAGATGGGTCTATGGTAAAATGGGTTGATGAAACTCCGGCAAGAGCCAATAAAGATTACACCCATTTTAATCAGCGTGGTGCAAAAGCAATCGGCAGATTATTATACGATCAGTTGAATAAAGGTTACGAAGAATATAAAATCTTACGAGAGAAACGTGATGCAACTTCTCGCCAGCAAAGGGCAGCGCGAAAAACAAACACAGATTCTGTTTCTGTAAAAAAAGATAGTCTAAATGAATAA
- a CDS encoding LysM peptidoglycan-binding domain-containing protein yields the protein MSTKTDTTAIDSFSDDRIYNAKVLESIFQKLNENDVHQSQKINIVHIGDSHIQSDLMTNEIRKNLQQRFGNAGRGLVFPYQLAKTNGSYNERFRSNRTWESYRNIHPHKNYPVGLSGIGLWRDNGGFAVELNVKDPAYKFNTIKIITPQNQNMFDLATSSQTNIIQSTERKVIKHKIKKGEAISTIADKYNISVAEIKQANGLKSNNIRAGRTLKIPTNETKPKTIKSSAFVSLNVESDSFSHYYNSEKALDKIFLIPNKDASKFELNGIVLEKDAPGLLYSSIGVNGAKFSDYNKYPLFFEQLKTLHPDLLVFSLGTNESYDHMEASAYIKELRQFIKNIKDQNINVPIIVMTPPPSLLKARRPNIYVHDYAKSILGIAKEDGFAVWDLYDEFGGMEGVRKLKVEKLIGPDYVHYSKKGYEKQGNLFTQAFLKAYDNFKLKN from the coding sequence ATGAGTACTAAAACTGATACAACCGCAATTGATTCTTTTTCTGATGATAGGATTTATAACGCAAAAGTTTTAGAAAGTATTTTTCAGAAATTAAATGAAAATGATGTACATCAAAGTCAAAAAATCAACATTGTTCATATTGGAGATTCTCACATTCAGAGTGATTTAATGACCAACGAAATTAGAAAAAACCTACAGCAACGATTTGGAAATGCCGGCCGCGGTTTGGTTTTTCCGTATCAGTTAGCGAAAACAAACGGATCTTACAATGAGCGTTTTCGTTCAAACAGAACATGGGAAAGTTATCGAAACATTCATCCGCATAAAAATTATCCGGTTGGTTTAAGCGGAATTGGACTTTGGAGAGACAATGGGGGTTTTGCAGTTGAATTGAATGTAAAAGATCCTGCTTACAAATTCAATACAATTAAGATTATCACACCTCAAAATCAGAATATGTTTGATTTGGCAACATCATCACAAACCAATATTATTCAGTCGACAGAGCGAAAAGTAATTAAACATAAAATAAAAAAGGGTGAAGCAATTTCAACAATTGCAGATAAATATAATATTTCGGTTGCTGAAATTAAACAAGCAAATGGTTTGAAATCGAATAACATTCGCGCTGGAAGAACATTGAAAATTCCGACGAATGAAACAAAACCAAAAACGATCAAAAGTTCAGCGTTTGTTTCTTTAAATGTCGAATCGGATTCTTTTTCACATTATTATAATTCTGAAAAGGCATTAGATAAAATATTTTTGATTCCGAATAAAGACGCTTCAAAATTTGAACTAAACGGAATTGTTTTAGAAAAAGATGCACCAGGATTACTTTATAGCAGTATTGGCGTAAATGGAGCAAAATTTTCAGATTATAATAAATATCCGTTATTCTTTGAGCAATTAAAAACTTTGCATCCGGACTTACTTGTTTTTTCACTAGGAACAAATGAAAGCTACGATCACATGGAAGCTTCGGCTTATATCAAAGAATTGCGCCAGTTTATAAAAAACATAAAGGATCAAAATATCAATGTTCCAATAATTGTGATGACGCCGCCGCCTTCTTTGCTTAAAGCAAGAAGACCTAATATTTACGTTCATGATTATGCAAAAAGTATCCTCGGAATTGCAAAAGAAGATGGTTTTGCAGTTTGGGATTTATATGATGAATTTGGCGGGATGGAAGGTGTCCGGAAATTAAAAGTAGAAAAATTAATTGGCCCGGATTATGTTCACTATTCGAAAAAAGGATACGAAAAACAAGGAAACTTGTTTACACAGGCGTTTTTAAAAGCATACGATAATTTTAAACTAAAAAATTAA